Proteins encoded by one window of Monoglobus pectinilyticus:
- a CDS encoding hybrid sensor histidine kinase/response regulator, producing the protein MSDKNSPAIEQIITILNNSPTAIYVSAIDNYELLYINEKARDILASNSTGQERTCYEAAGFTQPCSFCQTSKMSRDKFLVREFQLPIDSSIYQLSGKIIDWDGREAHIEYITDITERKKEENKSKAVKEELQTTFSCIPCGLCVYKFENGKISPLFHNPAFYGIMGYSKEHIKEIENDTSFLGVHPDDLPVLQSKIQDAILKGGLVQYIYRVWNDNKNEYRWIRLDGSVETQADNTKFLYGVYSDVNKRVLLEQELTAAKDKMQDIINAIPGGVAIYKVSDIFETIYFSDGVPELSGYTVEEYHELIKEDAAKMTYYEDTEMVVSNIQEAIKNHTVTEFDFRKQHRDGHIVWVHVQAKQIGEEDGCPLIHCVFHNISNLKETQLELDHLVNSIPGGIASYRIEDGQFIPIFFSDGIVALSGHTRKELEEITKNNALEVIYEADKKRVSDEAVSALKSGRVLDISYRVHHKDGSLVWIHLNGRRMGPLSDSSRFYAVITGMSSETRLFQSIANETADGIYVISKDTYELFYTNESKNLFLKDNITIGEKCYKALFGKSAPCEFCTLKSHKPDNSEHDMLVDGTDKFYSTRFHETDWNGISAYVKYVRDVTEETKIKFEKERLSMYFQSVVENLPGGITVIRYESDNSLIPEYISEGFASMCHMTVEEVENVYKNDIFASFHSDDSDNIKNKVLDSINSGNSHCELTGRLKLKDGGYIWVKSTISLIHSSDGVKRLYTVHTDISKSVEEKDQLRQQYENILLQHYQAPGPDTLILGHCNITKNKILEIIDYTDSDLLKTFGYVRNEFFSGIAGLVTDENEHQQFLDTYLNKPSLEAYLNHDTEKILKCFVKLPKEEKGRYVQFKVNMIEAPDSGDITGILTVTDITEQTISDRILHQLSITSYDYVIDLNLSNDSFTVLSCNKNAHCAPPKYGRHSQRVLDMVSTAIVPKDKAQYSKLLEPDEIRQRLKKEGSYTFAYAISDEKGDIRSKNMTVSAIDLRLDRVSLVCSDITDSVREQQGLLNMIAYTFDLACLFNIDDSRLTLYTRQIVLENLTPYIIDDYDKKLNIFANQQDTEKEKAELKMRFTISSMIKNLSKKPSGYDFVYPQKTEDGLRYKQINVLWGDENHRTICMVRADVTDMLAAERHTKETLERALELAEEANKAKSDFLSTMSHDIRTPMNAIIGMTTLAEVHLDNREKVLDCLKKISVSSKHLLSLVNDILDMSKIERSKIAMNIVPVYLPDLINQIAVIIEPQAKEAGLKFNYKLKEIKHNYFLGDSLRINQILINILNNAVKFNPFGGKIDFTVEEIPALKTNNVRFCFTVSDTGVGMSEEFLKHIFDPFARDSSAAKIEGTGLGLSITKGLVELMNGKISVDSKPDIGSTFKVELEYKINNNIEKTISKNNTEDSIPKDKNLFLGRRFLIAEDNDINAEILCGLLDLYGAEYTVEENGEKAVSAFSSAAPGTYDAIIMDIQMPKMNGYEATRAIRNIGNPESKTIPIIAMTANAFAEDIQSALDSGMNAHISKPVDVSILLNTLNRLLKNNKDG; encoded by the coding sequence GTGTCCGATAAAAATTCTCCGGCTATAGAACAAATAATTACAATACTTAATAACTCTCCGACAGCAATATATGTGTCGGCCATTGATAATTATGAACTGCTGTACATAAACGAAAAGGCCAGAGACATTCTCGCGAGCAACTCAACCGGTCAGGAACGAACCTGCTATGAGGCTGCCGGTTTCACTCAGCCCTGCTCATTCTGTCAGACGTCCAAAATGAGCCGGGATAAATTTTTGGTTCGTGAATTCCAACTACCTATTGATTCGAGCATATATCAGCTTAGCGGTAAAATTATTGATTGGGACGGCAGAGAAGCCCATATCGAATACATAACAGATATTACTGAGAGAAAAAAGGAAGAGAACAAATCTAAGGCTGTCAAAGAAGAACTACAGACTACTTTCAGCTGTATTCCATGCGGATTATGCGTATATAAATTTGAAAACGGCAAAATATCGCCGCTGTTTCATAATCCCGCTTTCTATGGAATCATGGGTTACTCGAAGGAACATATAAAAGAAATTGAGAATGATACCAGCTTTCTTGGTGTTCACCCCGACGACCTTCCTGTATTACAATCTAAAATTCAAGACGCTATTTTAAAGGGCGGACTCGTACAATATATATACCGCGTCTGGAATGATAATAAAAATGAATATCGCTGGATACGCCTTGATGGATCAGTTGAAACACAAGCCGACAATACTAAATTTTTGTACGGCGTTTATTCTGACGTTAATAAACGGGTACTTCTTGAACAAGAATTGACTGCAGCCAAAGATAAAATGCAGGATATTATTAATGCAATCCCCGGTGGAGTGGCAATTTATAAAGTATCCGATATTTTTGAAACTATCTATTTCTCAGACGGCGTACCGGAACTTTCAGGCTACACAGTCGAAGAATACCACGAACTCATCAAAGAAGACGCTGCCAAAATGACTTATTATGAAGACACCGAAATGGTGGTATCAAATATACAGGAAGCTATAAAGAATCACACCGTTACCGAATTCGACTTTCGAAAACAGCACCGTGACGGACATATAGTTTGGGTACATGTTCAGGCGAAACAAATTGGTGAAGAGGACGGCTGTCCGCTGATACACTGCGTATTTCATAATATATCAAATCTGAAAGAAACGCAGCTTGAGCTAGACCATCTCGTTAACTCTATCCCCGGCGGAATTGCCAGTTACCGTATTGAAGACGGACAATTTATTCCAATATTTTTTTCTGACGGCATAGTGGCTTTATCCGGGCATACCCGTAAAGAACTAGAAGAAATAACTAAAAACAACGCATTAGAAGTAATATATGAAGCCGATAAAAAACGTGTTTCGGATGAAGCTGTATCAGCGTTAAAAAGCGGAAGGGTTTTAGATATATCGTATAGGGTACACCACAAAGACGGTTCCCTGGTATGGATTCACCTAAACGGGCGCCGTATGGGACCGCTTTCCGACTCTTCAAGATTTTATGCGGTTATTACCGGCATGTCTTCTGAAACCAGACTGTTCCAAAGTATTGCAAATGAAACCGCCGACGGTATATATGTTATCAGCAAAGATACCTATGAATTATTTTACACAAATGAATCGAAAAATCTTTTTCTCAAAGATAATATTACTATAGGGGAAAAATGTTATAAGGCGCTTTTCGGCAAAAGCGCTCCATGTGAATTTTGCACTCTGAAAAGTCACAAACCTGACAACTCGGAACATGATATGTTAGTTGACGGAACAGACAAGTTTTACAGCACTCGGTTTCATGAAACCGACTGGAACGGTATATCCGCATATGTAAAATATGTGCGTGACGTTACGGAAGAAACTAAAATCAAATTTGAAAAAGAACGGCTGTCTATGTATTTTCAAAGCGTTGTAGAAAATCTGCCGGGCGGAATAACCGTAATACGGTATGAATCTGACAACAGCTTAATCCCTGAATATATATCCGAAGGATTTGCCTCCATGTGTCATATGACAGTCGAGGAAGTGGAGAACGTATATAAAAACGATATATTTGCAAGCTTTCATTCCGATGATTCAGACAATATAAAAAATAAAGTTCTGGATTCAATAAACAGCGGAAACAGTCACTGTGAACTGACAGGCCGGCTAAAACTAAAAGACGGCGGTTATATTTGGGTAAAGAGCACTATTTCATTAATACATTCTTCGGATGGAGTCAAAAGATTATATACGGTTCATACTGATATAAGCAAATCCGTGGAAGAAAAGGATCAGCTCAGACAACAGTACGAAAATATACTGCTGCAGCACTATCAGGCACCCGGGCCTGACACCCTGATTTTGGGACACTGCAACATAACGAAAAATAAAATACTTGAAATTATTGATTATACGGATTCAGATCTCTTAAAGACTTTCGGCTATGTACGCAATGAATTCTTTTCCGGCATAGCCGGTTTGGTAACAGATGAAAACGAACATCAGCAGTTTCTTGATACTTATTTAAACAAACCGTCTTTAGAGGCTTATTTAAACCATGATACTGAAAAGATATTAAAATGCTTTGTGAAGCTGCCGAAAGAAGAAAAAGGACGTTACGTACAGTTTAAAGTAAATATGATTGAGGCGCCGGACAGCGGAGATATTACCGGAATACTGACAGTGACTGACATTACTGAACAGACAATATCCGACCGCATACTTCATCAGCTTTCAATCACCAGCTATGACTATGTCATTGATTTAAATCTTTCAAACGATTCTTTCACTGTCCTTTCATGCAATAAGAACGCCCATTGTGCGCCGCCAAAGTATGGCCGTCATTCACAAAGGGTTCTTGATATGGTCAGCACAGCTATAGTACCCAAAGACAAAGCTCAGTATTCAAAATTACTTGAACCGGATGAGATACGCCAAAGATTAAAAAAAGAAGGTTCATATACATTTGCCTATGCTATTTCAGACGAAAAAGGAGACATCCGGAGTAAAAACATGACTGTTTCAGCTATAGATTTAAGGCTTGACCGTGTCAGCCTGGTGTGTTCAGATATTACTGACTCTGTCAGGGAACAGCAAGGCCTTCTCAATATGATAGCATATACCTTTGACCTGGCGTGTCTTTTTAACATTGATGATTCACGCTTAACGCTGTATACACGTCAAATCGTGCTTGAAAATCTGACTCCGTACATTATAGATGATTACGATAAAAAATTAAATATTTTTGCAAACCAACAGGATACTGAAAAAGAAAAAGCCGAATTAAAAATGCGGTTTACAATCTCATCGATGATTAAAAATCTTTCAAAAAAGCCGTCCGGTTATGACTTTGTGTATCCGCAGAAGACAGAAGACGGTCTCAGATACAAACAAATCAACGTGCTTTGGGGCGATGAAAACCACCGAACAATCTGTATGGTAAGGGCGGATGTGACAGATATGCTCGCCGCCGAAAGGCACACTAAAGAAACCTTAGAAAGAGCTCTCGAGCTTGCTGAAGAAGCAAATAAAGCAAAAAGTGACTTTCTATCCACAATGAGCCATGATATACGCACCCCTATGAATGCAATTATCGGAATGACCACTTTAGCTGAAGTTCATCTTGACAACCGTGAAAAAGTATTAGACTGTCTTAAAAAAATATCTGTTTCCTCAAAACATCTATTAAGTTTGGTAAATGATATCTTAGATATGAGTAAAATTGAACGTTCAAAGATAGCCATGAACATAGTTCCGGTATATCTTCCTGATTTAATAAACCAAATAGCCGTCATTATCGAACCTCAGGCGAAGGAAGCCGGGCTTAAATTTAATTACAAGCTAAAAGAAATCAAACATAATTATTTTTTGGGCGATTCTCTGCGTATTAACCAAATACTTATTAACATTTTAAACAACGCCGTAAAGTTTAACCCGTTCGGAGGAAAAATTGATTTTACAGTTGAAGAAATCCCGGCATTAAAGACAAATAATGTTCGTTTTTGTTTTACGGTCTCTGATACCGGCGTCGGAATGTCTGAGGAGTTTTTAAAGCATATTTTTGATCCGTTTGCGCGTGACAGTTCAGCCGCCAAGATTGAAGGCACCGGTCTCGGTCTTAGTATTACTAAAGGGCTTGTTGAACTAATGAACGGAAAAATCTCTGTAGACAGCAAACCTGATATCGGCAGCACCTTCAAAGTTGAACTCGAATATAAAATAAACAATAACATAGAAAAAACAATCTCCAAAAACAATACTGAAGATTCGATACCAAAAGACAAAAACCTATTTTTAGGACGGCGTTTCTTAATCGCCGAAGATAATGACATAAACGCAGAAATACTCTGCGGCCTGCTAGATTTATACGGCGCTGAATATACCGTTGAAGAGAACGGAGAAAAGGCGGTTTCTGCATTTTCCTCCGCGGCTCCCGGAACTTATGACGCCATCATAATGGATATCCAAATGCCAAAAATGAATGGATATGAGGCAACCCGCGCCATAAGGAACATCGGAAACCCAGAGTCTAAAACTATACCGATTATCGCAATGACCGCAAACGCCTTTGCTGAGGACATACAGTCTGCATTAGACTCCGGAATGAACGCCCATATATCTAAACCTGTTGACGTAAGCATACTGCTGAACACTTTAAATAGATTATTAAAAAACAACAAGGACGGCTAA
- a CDS encoding response regulator: MLQKNIIHENLNNFCVTWFKNRDAKSAAEYLSDDITFVGTGQSEYENGKTDMLNYIERDIEEISEPFDYELVFIHDQKISDDVYKSSAEMILKNSLYEWHLRAFFLVVKENGRWLINNLHFAEPSSSQREQEHYPQTLVMKNTAQIRNKLLNDSLAGGMMGGYLEEGLPFYFVNRQMLDYLGYDNEGDFIADINGLITNCMHPDDRKSIKIEIDKQLKENNEYEVEYRMKKKDGSYIWVHDLSRTIITESGKPGIISVCIDITAQKKTQDEILHIYNNIPGAVFRCRFDSKLSIIDANDGLYDFLGYTREEFLEMGNCMASILHPDDMKKIIDELSIQLRNGNTIDKENRVICKGGTVKWISVKAQLFKEENEDSCFYCVFVDITEKKRLQERVKELYENELKHFAEQSPSDRIIQGRLNVTQNILESYTSTLNLVHAKVGDTYDKIIENLSKSAVDSEYGEKILTSLNRETVLQNFALGKSNYHFDFLSQGNDNSVFWSTTSFRFCVNPENDNIIAFFYTLDVTEQKLQEQLLRMIAEIDYDIITEIDINKNQYKLLSFNKEDGNTLPPSGKFQEEIRNIADKFMDEKSTNEYLTKLDFDYIKEQLKTNKTYSFIIEMKNIYGKLQTKRLEVFYINKELGRVCMARTDVTDIVEKEKHQKEELASALVAAEQANAAKTDFLSRMSHEIRTPMNAIIGMSTIAAQAIGNDEQVADCISKIGISSRFLLSLINDILDMSRIESGKMLLKSEKIPIEEFLNGINSICYSQAAAKNVEYECIVDPILDDYYIGDAMKLQQVLINILSNAIKFTSENGKVSFSASVHRKLKNDAVLRFIVNDTGIGMSDKFIPHIFEPFSQEYTGTTSLYGGTGLGLAISKNIVDMMDGNITVRSIKDIGTEFTIDVKLGISDEELLHHKHKKITYNFSHLKTLVVDDDVTVCESAVVTLKEMGVKAEWVDSGIKAIERVKELYNNKKYFDMILIDWKMPELNGIETARQIREIVGPDVTIIIMTAYDWASIEHEAKLAGVNMLMSKPMFKSSLISAFSKAMGEKEEKSQQAKTLEYDFSGKHILLVEDNMINTEVAVMLLKSKGFSVDTAENGLRAIEIFNKSQNGYYDAILMDIRMPIMDGLTAASNIRHLSNGDAKTIPIIAMTANAFDDDIEKSKAAGMNAHLAKPIEPDKLYQTLYDFIFEQDK; encoded by the coding sequence ATGTTGCAAAAAAATATAATTCACGAAAATTTAAACAATTTTTGCGTTACTTGGTTTAAAAATCGTGATGCGAAAAGCGCGGCAGAATATTTATCTGATGACATCACCTTTGTCGGCACGGGACAAAGTGAATATGAAAATGGAAAAACCGACATGCTAAATTATATTGAGCGTGATATCGAGGAAATATCTGAACCTTTTGATTATGAACTTGTCTTTATCCATGATCAAAAGATTTCTGATGACGTATATAAATCATCAGCCGAAATGATACTAAAAAACTCTCTATATGAATGGCATCTCAGAGCCTTTTTTTTGGTAGTTAAGGAAAACGGCCGCTGGCTGATTAACAATCTGCATTTCGCCGAGCCAAGCAGCAGCCAACGGGAGCAAGAGCATTATCCTCAAACGCTGGTTATGAAAAATACAGCCCAAATTAGGAATAAACTTTTGAACGACTCTCTGGCGGGCGGTATGATGGGCGGATATTTAGAAGAAGGGCTGCCCTTTTATTTTGTAAACCGTCAAATGCTGGACTATTTGGGATATGATAATGAAGGAGATTTTATAGCAGATATAAACGGATTGATAACCAACTGCATGCATCCTGACGACAGGAAATCTATAAAAATAGAGATTGATAAACAACTTAAAGAAAATAATGAATATGAAGTTGAATATCGCATGAAGAAAAAAGACGGCTCATATATATGGGTTCACGATTTAAGCCGCACTATTATTACCGAGAGCGGAAAGCCCGGCATAATATCAGTATGTATAGACATAACCGCTCAAAAGAAAACACAAGATGAAATTCTGCACATATATAACAATATTCCGGGCGCCGTCTTCCGCTGCCGGTTTGACTCGAAACTCTCCATTATAGATGCAAATGACGGATTATATGACTTTTTAGGATATACCAGGGAAGAGTTTTTAGAAATGGGCAATTGTATGGCTTCAATTCTGCACCCTGACGACATGAAAAAAATTATTGATGAACTCAGTATACAACTTAGAAACGGGAACACCATAGACAAAGAAAACCGAGTTATATGTAAGGGCGGAACAGTAAAATGGATATCTGTTAAGGCTCAGTTATTTAAAGAAGAAAATGAAGATAGTTGTTTCTATTGCGTTTTTGTAGATATAACCGAAAAGAAACGTCTTCAGGAGCGTGTTAAGGAGTTATATGAGAACGAGTTAAAACACTTTGCGGAACAATCTCCCTCTGACCGTATAATTCAAGGGCGTCTGAATGTTACCCAAAATATCTTGGAAAGCTATACATCAACACTCAACTTAGTTCATGCCAAAGTCGGAGATACCTACGATAAAATTATAGAGAATTTGTCAAAGTCCGCTGTTGACTCCGAGTATGGAGAAAAAATTCTTACTTCGTTAAACAGAGAAACTGTTCTTCAAAATTTTGCGTTAGGTAAAAGCAACTATCATTTTGACTTTCTCAGTCAAGGAAATGATAACTCAGTTTTTTGGTCAACTACAAGCTTTCGCTTCTGCGTTAATCCCGAAAATGATAATATAATTGCATTTTTTTATACTTTGGACGTTACTGAGCAAAAGCTTCAGGAACAACTGCTCAGGATGATAGCAGAAATAGATTATGATATTATAACAGAAATAGACATAAATAAAAACCAATACAAACTCCTTTCATTCAATAAAGAAGATGGAAACACTTTGCCTCCCAGCGGTAAGTTTCAAGAGGAAATCAGAAACATAGCAGATAAATTTATGGATGAGAAATCTACGAATGAATACCTTACAAAACTTGATTTCGATTATATAAAAGAACAACTTAAAACAAATAAAACATATTCATTTATAATAGAAATGAAAAACATTTATGGCAAGCTCCAAACCAAAAGGCTGGAAGTGTTTTATATCAATAAGGAACTGGGCCGGGTTTGTATGGCGCGCACCGATGTAACAGATATTGTGGAGAAAGAAAAACATCAAAAGGAGGAACTCGCCTCAGCTCTGGTTGCTGCAGAACAGGCGAACGCCGCCAAAACTGATTTTCTATCCAGGATGAGTCATGAAATCCGTACACCCATGAATGCAATAATAGGTATGAGCACTATTGCGGCACAGGCTATCGGAAACGATGAACAGGTGGCAGACTGTATTTCTAAAATTGGTATCTCGTCACGTTTTCTGCTCTCGCTTATAAACGATATTCTTGACATGAGCAGAATCGAAAGCGGTAAAATGCTTTTAAAATCTGAGAAGATACCTATAGAAGAATTCTTAAACGGCATCAATTCGATATGCTACTCTCAAGCAGCGGCCAAAAATGTTGAATACGAGTGTATAGTTGATCCAATACTGGACGACTATTACATCGGCGACGCTATGAAACTTCAACAGGTATTAATAAATATTCTCAGCAACGCTATAAAGTTTACAAGCGAGAACGGTAAGGTTTCTTTTTCTGCTTCAGTTCACAGAAAATTAAAAAACGACGCAGTTCTGAGATTTATTGTAAATGACACCGGTATAGGAATGAGCGATAAGTTTATTCCTCATATATTCGAACCGTTTTCACAGGAATATACCGGAACAACCTCACTTTACGGCGGAACCGGTTTGGGATTGGCAATTTCTAAAAATATTGTTGATATGATGGACGGAAACATAACCGTTCGCTCTATAAAAGATATAGGAACAGAATTTACAATTGACGTAAAATTGGGTATCAGCGATGAGGAATTGCTTCATCATAAACATAAGAAAATAACATATAACTTTTCGCATCTAAAGACGCTGGTTGTAGATGATGATGTGACGGTGTGTGAAAGCGCTGTCGTTACCCTCAAAGAAATGGGAGTTAAAGCCGAATGGGTGGACAGCGGCATAAAGGCTATTGAACGAGTGAAAGAGCTTTACAATAACAAAAAATATTTCGACATGATACTGATAGATTGGAAAATGCCGGAATTGAACGGTATCGAAACTGCACGGCAGATAAGAGAAATTGTCGGCCCTGACGTTACAATTATTATTATGACCGCCTATGACTGGGCTTCAATAGAGCATGAAGCAAAGTTAGCCGGAGTAAATATGCTTATGAGCAAGCCTATGTTTAAATCGTCTCTTATTTCTGCTTTTTCTAAAGCTATGGGTGAAAAGGAAGAGAAATCACAGCAGGCGAAAACCTTGGAATACGATTTTTCAGGAAAACATATTTTACTGGTTGAAGATAATATGATAAACACTGAAGTAGCTGTTATGCTGCTTAAATCCAAAGGATTTTCTGTCGACACCGCCGAAAACGGTCTGCGCGCTATAGAAATATTTAATAAATCTCAAAACGGATATTATGACGCAATCTTAATGGATATACGCATGCCAATAATGGACGGTCTCACCGCCGCCAGCAATATACGCCACTTAAGCAACGGCGACGCCAAAACTATTCCGATAATAGCCATGACCGCCAATGCTTTTGACGATGATATCGAAAAAAGCAAAGCTGCCGGTATGAATGCACATTTAGCAAAACCAATTGAACCCGACAAATTATATCAAACGCTTTATGATTTTATTTTTGAACAGGATAAATAA
- the rsmG gene encoding 16S rRNA (guanine(527)-N(7))-methyltransferase RsmG, producing MNKELLIEGIKKLGMETTEEQIERFSKYSELLKEWNNKINLTAITDDDGISVKHFLDSILPLAHIEIKTGANIADVGTGAGFPGLPIKIIRDDINLTLIDSLNKRINFLTLVSNELNLSNTVCVHGRAEDLSRKPEYREKFDYVISRAVANMTALSEYCLPYIKPGGMFIALKAEGAEQEVDSARAMICNLGGRIDKIIKAPLPNSDIVRSLIVIKKVKPTPKSFPRTSKKIKQQSKPVL from the coding sequence ATGAATAAGGAATTGTTAATCGAAGGAATCAAAAAACTCGGTATGGAAACAACGGAGGAACAGATTGAACGCTTTTCAAAATACTCAGAACTTCTGAAGGAATGGAATAACAAAATTAATCTTACTGCCATCACAGACGACGACGGTATATCGGTCAAGCACTTTCTTGATTCTATTCTGCCTCTTGCACATATTGAAATAAAAACCGGGGCAAATATTGCAGACGTCGGCACAGGCGCCGGCTTTCCAGGGCTGCCTATAAAAATTATACGCGACGATATTAATCTGACCTTGATTGATTCCTTAAATAAAAGAATTAATTTTCTCACTCTTGTCTCAAACGAACTCAATTTGTCAAATACTGTATGCGTTCACGGACGAGCTGAGGACTTATCGAGAAAACCCGAGTACAGGGAAAAATTTGATTATGTAATTTCAAGAGCCGTGGCTAATATGACAGCCCTATCAGAATACTGTCTGCCCTATATCAAACCCGGCGGAATGTTTATCGCACTGAAAGCTGAAGGCGCAGAACAGGAAGTTGATTCAGCCAGAGCCATGATATGCAATTTAGGCGGCAGGATTGACAAAATAATAAAAGCGCCTTTGCCCAATTCTGATATAGTCAGAAGTCTGATAGTTATAAAAAAAGTTAAACCAACCCCCAAATCTTTCCCCAGAACATCAAAGAAAATAAAACAGCAAAGTAAACCTGTTCTATAA
- a CDS encoding GNAT family N-acetyltransferase, with product MGRKKYISLNQTKDIVVYREAKYSDIPELCGIVSEAFDFGSFLDNEKDLYSMTKCFLGQYFVISSFCQVAVLNGKIVGVIFGLAKTQNWPLLHFGAKIKLAPCNLGFVLKSILKPKYYRSFIGQKELYDSLEPQISGLDGDITLFAVSSEARGHGIGKNLIEQLYSHFRRHKVKRIYVLTDNMCTYEFYEKQGFERTRTGSIEIIRNNKPFVLEAYRYEKDLEY from the coding sequence ATGGGCAGGAAAAAATATATATCGCTGAATCAGACAAAAGACATTGTTGTCTATCGTGAAGCAAAATATTCCGATATTCCCGAACTGTGCGGAATCGTAAGCGAAGCATTTGATTTCGGTTCGTTTCTGGACAACGAAAAAGACCTGTACAGCATGACAAAATGTTTTTTGGGGCAATATTTTGTTATTTCTTCTTTCTGTCAGGTTGCTGTTTTAAACGGGAAAATTGTTGGGGTTATTTTTGGTCTTGCCAAAACTCAAAATTGGCCTCTTCTGCACTTTGGCGCAAAGATTAAACTTGCGCCGTGCAACCTGGGATTTGTTTTAAAATCAATTCTAAAACCTAAATACTACCGCTCATTTATAGGACAGAAGGAGCTTTACGATTCACTGGAGCCTCAAATCAGCGGACTGGACGGTGACATAACCCTGTTCGCAGTCAGCAGTGAAGCGCGCGGTCACGGTATAGGAAAAAATTTAATCGAACAGCTCTACAGCCATTTCAGAAGGCACAAAGTTAAGAGGATTTATGTTCTTACCGACAATATGTGCACCTATGAGTTTTATGAAAAACAAGGTTTTGAAAGGACAAGAACCGGGAGTATTGAAATAATACGAAACAATAAGCCTTTTGTATTGGAGGCATACCGTTATGAAAAGGACTTGGAATATTGA